The Urbifossiella limnaea nucleotide sequence GGTTCACCCGCGTGGGAACGAGGCGCTCCCAGTCGGCGGCGGCGGGGACGCCGGCGGCCCCCAGCACCGCGGCGAACGGCGGCTGGGGCCGCAGCACGCCGGCGGCCTGGCCGACCTCCATGCCGACGAAGTTCGCCCCGAGGCTGGCCAGCGGCGAGTCGGCCGCGAACTCCAGCACACCGATCGGCAGGCACTCGGTCTCGCGGCCGGCGTACTTCAGCACCAGCGGCTTGCCCGGCCCGGCGGTCGCGCGCCAGGCGTCGTACACGGGCTTCGTCACCATCACGAGCTTGCCCGGCACGCGGTCCCACAGCGCGGGCACGGCCGAGAAGTTGCCGTCCTGCACCGCCTGCCACACGGGAAAGAGGTGCAGGAGCGGCCCCTCGCCGGTCGGCTTCACCGTCACCTTCAGGGCGTTGTCCGGTTGCAGCAGCTGCGCGGAAATCTCGACGCCGACCAGCACGGCGACGCGGTCGTCGAGCTGCGGCAGGGTGATGCGGTCGTAGACGATGGGGGACACCGCCCTCACGCCCGGCACGGCGGCGCGGCGGATGGCCTCGGCGAGCTTGTGGGGGACGAGCGCCTCGCCGTTGGAGACGGACAGGTCGGCGACGGCGAGCGGGCTCTTGGTCTCGCGGGCGGCCGTCTCGACGCACTGGTTCAGGGCGCGGGCCGACACGAGCGCCGCGACGCCGAGGGCGATGCTCGCGACGACGAGGGCGGCGCGGTCCCACCGGTGGAGGGCGTACCGCAGGGCGAGGAGCCGGTAGACGGTCATTGGGGACTGTGGGACTGTGGGACTGTGGGACGGCGGGACACAGGGACACAGGGACCGAGAAGCGTAGGGATGTCTTTCTCCCTGCGTCCCTCAGTCCCCCCGGCCCTCAGTCCCACAAACCGGTCCGTCCGCTTCCACGAGCCCGTCGCGGATCTGCACCAGGCGGGTGCCGTAGGCCGCGGCGCTGGGGTCGTGCGTGACCATGACGACGGCCCGCCGCCCCGGTTCCGGCAGCGCCGCGAGCAGCGACAGGATTTCCCGGCTGGTGGCGGTGTCGAGGTTGCCGGTGGGTTCGTCGCAGAGCACCGCCTCGGGGTCGGCCACGAGCGCCCGCGCCACCGCGACGCGCTGCATCTCGCCGCCGCTCATCTCGTCGGGGAAGTGGTCGGCGCGGTGGCCCATGTTCACCTTCGTCAGGCACTCCCGACCGCGGTCGAGCGCGGCGCGGCGGGCCATGCCCCCCAGCAGCAGCGGCAGCGCGACGTTCTCGGCGCCGGTGAGCGTGGGCAGCAGGTTGAACGCCTGGAACACGAAGCCGATGCGGTCGCGCCGCAGCAGCGAGCGCTGCCGGTCGGACATGGTTTGCAGGTCTTGCCCCTGGAAGACGGCGCGGCCGGTACTCGGCGTGTCGAGGGCGCCCATGAGGTGCATCAGCGTGGACTTGCCGGACCCGGACGGCCCCATGATGGTGACGAACTCGCCGCCGGTGATTTGCAGGCTGACGCCGCGCACGGCGTTCACCGTGCGGCGGCCCTGGACGTAGGTCTTGGTGGCGTCGATGAGTTCGAGCATCCTTGTCCCTCGTCATTCGTCATTCGTCATTCGTCATTCGTCATTCGTCATTCGGCCGGCGCTATTCCGGCGTATCCGGCGGGGGGGCGTCGGCGCTCGGGTTGGTTTGGCCGATCGAGCGGAGGTAGCCGTTCAGGAGCGGGGCGAGCCGCTCGACCAAAAGCTGAACCCGCTCGACCTGCTCCGGGGCGAGGAGCTTACGCTTGAACGCCCGGCGGAGCCAGTGTTGCGTTTCGTACAGCGACCCGCGGGCGATCCGCACGAACCGGCGGTTGTCCTGGTAGCTCCCGCGGCCCGAGCCCTCGGCGATGTTCGCCCCGACGCTGTCGGCCGCACGCACCATCTGCTTGCCGACCGTGTCCCGCGCCAGCAGCGGCCACCCCCCCACGATCGACCACAACTCGTCGGCCAGCTGCTCGGCGACCTGGTACACGGTCAGGTCTTGAAACCGCTTGGTCGACACGGCCGTGCCCTCTCACGTCGTCGGCTCTCGAACGTCAACCTCCGTCGAATCACCCACCCGAATGACGAATGACCAATGACGATTGACGACCTCACCCGTGCAGCTTCCGGTACTTGATCCGCGTCGGGTGGTCGGCGGCGTCGCCGAGGCGCGCGCGCTTCTGCTCCTCGTACACCTGGAAGTTCCCCTCGCACCACACCACCTTGCTGTCGCCCTCGAACGCCAGGATGTGCGTCGCGATGCGGTCCAGGAACCACCGGTCGTGGCTGATGACCACCGCGCACCCGCCGAAGTTGATCAGCGCCTCCTCCAGCGCCCGCAGCGTGTCCACGTCCAGGTCGTTCGTCGGCTCGTCGAGCAGCAGCAGGTTGCCGCCGCTGCGGAGCAGCTTCGCCAGGTGGATGCGGTTCCGCTCGCCGCCGGAGCAGCTGCCCACCAGCTTCTGCTGGTCCGGGCCGCGGAAGTTGAACTTCGCGCAGTACGCCCGGCTCGCCACCTTCTGCTTGCCCAGCATGATGTAGTCGGTGCCGCCGGTCACCTCCTCGAAGATGCTGTTCGTGGCCACCAGCGCGTCGCGGTTCTGGTCCACGTAGGCCACCTTCACCGTCGGGCCGACCGTGAGCTTGCCGCCGTCCGGCGTCTCCTGGCCGACGATCATGCGGAACAGCGTCGTCTTGCCGGCGCCGTTCGGGCCGATGACGCCGACGATGCCGCCCTTCGGCAGGTTGAACGTCAGGTCGTCGTACAGCAG carries:
- a CDS encoding four helix bundle protein — its product is MSTKRFQDLTVYQVAEQLADELWSIVGGWPLLARDTVGKQMVRAADSVGANIAEGSGRGSYQDNRRFVRIARGSLYETQHWLRRAFKRKLLAPEQVERVQLLVERLAPLLNGYLRSIGQTNPSADAPPPDTPE
- a CDS encoding ABC transporter ATP-binding protein; amino-acid sequence: MLELIDATKTYVQGRRTVNAVRGVSLQITGGEFVTIMGPSGSGKSTLMHLMGALDTPSTGRAVFQGQDLQTMSDRQRSLLRRDRIGFVFQAFNLLPTLTGAENVALPLLLGGMARRAALDRGRECLTKVNMGHRADHFPDEMSGGEMQRVAVARALVADPEAVLCDEPTGNLDTATSREILSLLAALPEPGRRAVVMVTHDPSAAAYGTRLVQIRDGLVEADGPVCGTEGRGD